A window of Silurus meridionalis isolate SWU-2019-XX chromosome 4, ASM1480568v1, whole genome shotgun sequence contains these coding sequences:
- the smad10b gene encoding mothers against decapentaplegic homolog 4 isoform X2 gives MSVNSPSSSDACLSIVHSLMCHRQGGENEGFAKRAIESLVKKLKEKKDELDSLITAITTNGVHPSKCVTIQRTLDGRLQVAGRKGFPHVIYARLWRWPDLHKNELKHVKFCQYAFDLKYDNVCVNPYHYERVVSPGIVGLSLPTTARPIKEEYIHDCIQMDGPSRMSSQQDHHAPEHYSQQLPPLQLPSEPHRHAPPSVTLYPSLPLSPPSSSSRMSLQGSHPEGLLQIASAQSRALVSCSPPTTPTHTSTNTTTHSQTASQQPESDRCSQGDYSTPKQTQAQTSYHTTTWTGSSTASYTPMGSQQNGRSHQQGPPHHTGHFWSQHHTPTSYPQPVSNHPGPEFWCSVSYFEMDIQVGEMFKVLANCPLVTIDGYVDPSGGDRFCLGQLSNVHRTDASERARLHIGKGVQLECRGEGDVWMRCLSDHAVFVQSYYLDREAGRAPGDAVHKIYPGAYVKVFDLRQCHRQMQQQAATAQAAAAAQAAAVAGNIPGPGNVGGIAPAISFSAAAGIGVDDLRRLCILRLSFVKGWGPDYPRQSIKQTPCWIEVHLHRALQLLDEVLHTMPLAEPSPAN, from the exons ATGTCTGTGAACTCTCCCAGTAGCAGCGATGCATGCTTGAGCATCGTTCACAGCCTGATGTGCCACCGGCAAGGTGGAGAGAACGAGGGCTTCGCCAAGCGTGCCATCGAGAGCCTGGTGAAGAAGCTGAAAGAGAAGAAGGACGAGCTGGATTCGCTTATAACTGCCATCACCACTAACGGTGTCCACCCCAGCAAATGTGTCACCATCCAGAGGACGCTGGATGGCAGGCTGCAG GTAGCAGGGCGAAAAGGCTTTCCTCATGTCATCTACGCTCGGCTGTGGCGTTGGCCAGACCTCCACAAAAACGAGCTCAAACATGTCAAGTTCTGCCAGTATGCCTTCGATCTCAAGTACGACAATGTATGTGTCAACCCCTATCACTATGAACGAGTGGTGTCTCCAGGCATCG TTGGACTAAGCTTGCCAA CCACAGCAAGACCAATAAAGGAAGAGTATATCCATGACTGTATCCAGATGGACGGTCCATCAAGAATGTCCTCACAGCAGGACCATCATGCCCCAGAACACTATAGCCAACAGCTGCCTCCACTCCAGCTGCCCTCAGAGCCCCATCGTCACGCCCCTCCATCAGTAACCCTCTACCCCAGTCTGCCTCTCTCACCACCTT CGAGCAGCTCCAGAATGTCCCTGCAGGGTAGCCACCCGGAGGGCCTATTGCAGATCGCCTCTGCTCAAAGTAGGGCTTTGGTGTCCTGTTCTCCCCCCaccacccctacacacacatcaacaaacacaacaacacacagcCAGACTGCATCCCAGCAACCTGAGTCGGATCGCTGCAGTCAGGGTGATTATAGCACCCCCAAACAGACCCAAGCACAGACCTCCTACCACA CAACAACTTGGACAGGCTCGAGCACTGCCTCCTACACACCAATGGGGTCCCAGCAGAATGGGCGGAGTCACCAGCAGGGTCCTCCTCACCACACTGGTCATTTCT GGTCTCAACATCACACTCCCACCTCATACCCACAGCCAGTCTCCAACCATCCAG GTCCAGAGTTCTGGTGCTCAGTCTCATACTTTGAGATGGATATCCAGGTGGGGGAGATGTTTAAGGTCTTGGCTAACTGCCCGTTGGTAACTATAGACGGTTATGTGGATCCATCCGGAGGAGACCGCTTCTGTCTGGGGCAACTGAGCAATGTGCATCGCACAGATGCCAGCGAGAGAGCAAG GCTCCACATTGGTAAAGGTGTGCAACTAGAGTGCCGTGGGGAGGGAGACGTGTGGATGCGTTGTCTCAGTGACCATGCTGTCTTTGTGCAGAGCTACTACCTGGACAGGGAAGCAGGAAGAGCACCAGGGGATGCAGTGCACAAAATCTACCCAGGAGCTTATGTCAAA GTATTTGACCTGCGTCAGTGCCATAGACAGATGCAGCAGCAAGCAGCGACTGCACAGGCAGCTGCAGCTGCACAAGCTGCAGCGGTGGCAGGAAATATTCCAGGACCTGGCAATGTGGGGGGCATCGCCCCTGCCATCA GTTTCTCTGCAGCAGCGGGCATAGGAGTTGATGATTTGCGTCGACTGTGTATATTGCGCCTGAGCTTTGTAAAGGGTTGGGGGCCGGATTACCCACGCCAGAGCATCAAACAAACCCCTTGCTGGATAGAGGTGCATCTCCACCGGGCATTGCAGCTGCTGGATGAGGTGCTACACACCATGCCCCTTGCTGAGCCCAGTCCTGCCAACTGA
- the smad10b gene encoding mothers against decapentaplegic homolog 4 isoform X1 → MSVNSPSSSDACLSIVHSLMCHRQGGENEGFAKRAIESLVKKLKEKKDELDSLITAITTNGVHPSKCVTIQRTLDGRLQVAGRKGFPHVIYARLWRWPDLHKNELKHVKFCQYAFDLKYDNVCVNPYHYERVVSPGIVGLSLPTTARPIKEEYIHDCIQMDGPSRMSSQQDHHAPEHYSQQLPPLQLPSEPHRHAPPSVTLYPSLPLSPPSSSSRMSLQGSHPEGLLQIASAQSRALVSCSPPTTPTHTSTNTTTHSQTASQQPESDRCSQGDYSTPKQTQAQTSYHTTTWTGSSTASYTPMGSQQNGRSHQQGPPHHTGHFWSQHHTPTSYPQPVSNHPGPEFWCSVSYFEMDIQVGEMFKVLANCPLVTIDGYVDPSGGDRFCLGQLSNVHRTDASERARLHIGKGVQLECRGEGDVWMRCLSDHAVFVQSYYLDREAGRAPGDAVHKIYPGAYVKVFDLRQCHRQMQQQAATAQAAAAAQAAAVAGNIPGPGNVGGIAPAISFSAAAGIGVDDLRRLCILRLSFVKGWGPDYPRQSIKQTPCWIEVHLHRALQLLDEVLHTMPLAEPSPAN, encoded by the exons ATGTCTGTGAACTCTCCCAGTAGCAGCGATGCATGCTTGAGCATCGTTCACAGCCTGATGTGCCACCGGCAAGGTGGAGAGAACGAGGGCTTCGCCAAGCGTGCCATCGAGAGCCTGGTGAAGAAGCTGAAAGAGAAGAAGGACGAGCTGGATTCGCTTATAACTGCCATCACCACTAACGGTGTCCACCCCAGCAAATGTGTCACCATCCAGAGGACGCTGGATGGCAGGCTGCAG GTAGCAGGGCGAAAAGGCTTTCCTCATGTCATCTACGCTCGGCTGTGGCGTTGGCCAGACCTCCACAAAAACGAGCTCAAACATGTCAAGTTCTGCCAGTATGCCTTCGATCTCAAGTACGACAATGTATGTGTCAACCCCTATCACTATGAACGAGTGGTGTCTCCAGGCATCG TTGGACTAAGCTTGCCAACCACAG CAAGACCAATAAAGGAAGAGTATATCCATGACTGTATCCAGATGGACGGTCCATCAAGAATGTCCTCACAGCAGGACCATCATGCCCCAGAACACTATAGCCAACAGCTGCCTCCACTCCAGCTGCCCTCAGAGCCCCATCGTCACGCCCCTCCATCAGTAACCCTCTACCCCAGTCTGCCTCTCTCACCACCTT CGAGCAGCTCCAGAATGTCCCTGCAGGGTAGCCACCCGGAGGGCCTATTGCAGATCGCCTCTGCTCAAAGTAGGGCTTTGGTGTCCTGTTCTCCCCCCaccacccctacacacacatcaacaaacacaacaacacacagcCAGACTGCATCCCAGCAACCTGAGTCGGATCGCTGCAGTCAGGGTGATTATAGCACCCCCAAACAGACCCAAGCACAGACCTCCTACCACA CAACAACTTGGACAGGCTCGAGCACTGCCTCCTACACACCAATGGGGTCCCAGCAGAATGGGCGGAGTCACCAGCAGGGTCCTCCTCACCACACTGGTCATTTCT GGTCTCAACATCACACTCCCACCTCATACCCACAGCCAGTCTCCAACCATCCAG GTCCAGAGTTCTGGTGCTCAGTCTCATACTTTGAGATGGATATCCAGGTGGGGGAGATGTTTAAGGTCTTGGCTAACTGCCCGTTGGTAACTATAGACGGTTATGTGGATCCATCCGGAGGAGACCGCTTCTGTCTGGGGCAACTGAGCAATGTGCATCGCACAGATGCCAGCGAGAGAGCAAG GCTCCACATTGGTAAAGGTGTGCAACTAGAGTGCCGTGGGGAGGGAGACGTGTGGATGCGTTGTCTCAGTGACCATGCTGTCTTTGTGCAGAGCTACTACCTGGACAGGGAAGCAGGAAGAGCACCAGGGGATGCAGTGCACAAAATCTACCCAGGAGCTTATGTCAAA GTATTTGACCTGCGTCAGTGCCATAGACAGATGCAGCAGCAAGCAGCGACTGCACAGGCAGCTGCAGCTGCACAAGCTGCAGCGGTGGCAGGAAATATTCCAGGACCTGGCAATGTGGGGGGCATCGCCCCTGCCATCA GTTTCTCTGCAGCAGCGGGCATAGGAGTTGATGATTTGCGTCGACTGTGTATATTGCGCCTGAGCTTTGTAAAGGGTTGGGGGCCGGATTACCCACGCCAGAGCATCAAACAAACCCCTTGCTGGATAGAGGTGCATCTCCACCGGGCATTGCAGCTGCTGGATGAGGTGCTACACACCATGCCCCTTGCTGAGCCCAGTCCTGCCAACTGA
- the chtopb gene encoding chromatin target of PRMT1b: MNSSSSKIMLKNTSSMSLDERFTMILKNQQMPLTHRRTVPEQLTSSVKNQLLAQQMPNRPSVVAALQSHLNVKRYQFKSSVKSRLGRPTMMRGLSRMPRSWERQRGRGTLMKQVLSKILINGSLSEQQPKPFVSRGGPRLSRGLRGALRGKAGSLFVGCGSAGRSARPASRPVPTREELDAQLDDYMSLTKRKLDAQLDAYMAEVDHEDLLQ; the protein is encoded by the exons ATGAATTCATCCTCCTCCAAGATTATGCTGAAGAACACCTCTTCCATGTCATTGGATGAGCG CTTTACCATGATATTGAAGAATCAGCAGATGCCTCTGACTCACAGGAGAACTGTTCCTGAACAGCTGACTTCTTCTGTGAAGAACCAACTTCTGGCTCAGCAAATGCCCAACCGCCCTTCAGTTGTGGCTGCTCTTCAGAGCCACTTG AATGTGAAGCGGTATCAGTTTAAGTCCAGTGTCAAGTCAAGGCTAGGGAGGCCCACGATGATGAGAGGCCTGTCTAGGATGCCCAGATCCTGggaaagacagagaggaagagggaCACTGATGAAGCAAGTTTTGTCAAAAATAT TGATAAATGGGAGCCTGAGTGAACAACAGCCTAAACCTTTTGTAAGCAGAGGTGGACCTAGACTGAGTAGAGGATTAAGAGGAGCTCTCCGAGGCAAAG CAGGCTCGCTGTTTGTAGGCTGTGGCTCAGCTGGAAGAAGTGCTAGACCAGCTAGTCGCCCTGTCCCCACTCGCGAGGAGCTGGATGCACAGCTAGATGACTACATGTCCCTGACAAAGCGTAAACTTGATGCCCAGTTGGATGCATACATGGCAGAAGTTGACCATGAAGACCTACTGCAATGA